DNA from Microbacterium foliorum:
CGACGGTGGCGACGTTGAAGATCAGCGTGACCGCGAGCGCCACGGCGGCCAGGGTGCGTCCGCGGGCGGTGAACAGAGCGCCGACGATCACGGCCGCCACGACGAGCTGCAGTGTCAGCATCGTGACGCCGTAGAGCACGTCGGTCGCTCCCACGGCCAGCGTGATCAGCAGGATCGCGGCGAACAGGATGCCGGCCACCAGCGAGATCCAGCCCAGGGCGTTCGCCGGTCTCTTCGGCGCGTCCGCGGTGCCGGGGGCGGTGCCGGATGCCGAGCCGGTCGCAGAGCCGGTCGCGGTGGCCGTGGTTCCCGGGATGCCGGGCTGCTGCACGAAGGGGCCGGATGCGCGGCGCGCGTTGCGGTATCCGCCGGGAGGCGGCACCGGCGGCGCCCCTTCGGTGCCGGCGACGTAGCGCGCGCGCTGCTTCTCGTGATCCATCACCATGGCTTGTCCGTCCCCGAGCCGCCGCCGTCTTCGCCCTGCTGCTGGTCGCGCTCCTGCGTGCCCTGCTCGAGCTTGTCCTTGAGCTCGTCGAGCTTGTCCTCCGACGGTTGCGGCTCCGACTCCTCCTGAGGCTGCTCCTCCTCGGGCGGCGTCTGCTGCTGCTGCTTCTGCTTCAGCCGGCCCTCGAGATCCTCCTTGCTCTGCTGCATGTCACGGTCGGGGTCGGAGGACTGCTCCTCCGCCTCGTCGCTGTCGCACTCCGGCGGCATCTCGGACGTGACGGTGAGCGCCTCGCCGTAGAGCGCCGCGGCTCCCGTGCCGTCGCCGTCGGCCCTGGCCGCATCTCCCATGCGCTCGATCACGAGCCCGAGGTTGATGCGCACGCTGCAGACCTCGAGGCCGGTGGCCAGGTCGAGCGATTCCTCGAGCTTCGCGCGCGATGCCGACAGCTCCTCGGCGCCGGCGAGGGCGGTGCCCGCGTTGAAGGGAGCCTTATAGGGCTCGAACCAGTTGAGGAACTCCTGGCCGTGGGCGGCGGACTCCGATCCCGCGAAGTCGTCGGCGACGTAGGCCGTGATCGACTGGTGCGCGAACGCGTACATGCTCAGCACCTTGCCGACGAAGAGCAGCGCGGCGAGAGTGAGGGGCAGCGTGCCGATCGCGATCCAGCGGCGGATGCGGCGCCGCCGACGGTTCGATGCCAGAAGAGCGGATGCCGCCCTCGCGCGGAGGTCCTCGGGCGCCGTCGCCTCGGGTGCGGTCGTCTCGGTCACGCGGCACCTCCGTCGTCGGGCCTGGACGTCGTCGCTTCGCGCGTCGACCGGGATGCGTCGCGCGCCGACCGGGTCGCGTCGCGCGTCGATCGGTCCCGGTCGCGGGTCGCGCGGGCACGCGGGGTGCGCAGCAGCCGCAGCCGGGCGACGAGCATGCCGGCCCGCGCCAGTTCGACGCCGAGCAGGGCGACGACGACGAGCGCGGCGATCCAGTAGAGCTCGGTGACGTTGCCGACGGATCCGGATTCGGCGTAGTTCGTCGTCGTCGAGGGGGCGTCGGGCAGCACGATCTCGGCATCCGCCGTGCGGTGCTGGTACTCGACGCCGAGCTCACCGGCGATCGCCTCGAGGTTCGTCTCGTCGATCACCGACAGCGCGTTCGACCCCTGGTACTCGATGTACTCGCCGGATCCCGAGTCGCCGAGACCGCCGGTGGTCAGCCGCATCGGCCCGCCCTCCGCGGTGCCGTAGCCGAACACGGCACCGGCGTCGGTGAACTCCGCGCTGCCGTCGAACGGCTCGGGTGCCGAGGTGACCGTCTGCTCGCCGTCGCCGAAGTAGAACACCATGCGCGAGCGGTCGGGTGAGGACTCCGCCGCGTTCGAGAGGG
Protein-coding regions in this window:
- a CDS encoding vWA domain-containing protein; this encodes MIFQPVLNVFLLVLLCAPVGALAVIALAKAKGRDKALWVLRLVLLLACFVMFLRPGIPGGATQTLATDTDVVLVVDTTASIVAEDWNGDEPRLDGVRADVQSIVDEYPGARFALITFDASADLRMPLTTDTTSLISSLDVLRPEVTSQSRGSSIGIASPLLTETLSNAAESSPDRSRMVFYFGDGEQTVTSAPEPFDGSAEFTDAGAVFGYGTAEGGPMRLTTGGLGDSGSGEYIEYQGSNALSVIDETNLEAIAGELGVEYQHRTADAEIVLPDAPSTTTNYAESGSVGNVTELYWIAALVVVALLGVELARAGMLVARLRLLRTPRARATRDRDRSTRDATRSARDASRSTREATTSRPDDGGAA